In the Nerophis ophidion isolate RoL-2023_Sa linkage group LG19, RoL_Noph_v1.0, whole genome shotgun sequence genome, agagaaacccaatatctaagttacatttaaaccagtgttggtggcactgggagcaggtgggtaaagtgtcttgcccaaggacacaacggcagtgactaggatggctgaagcgggaatcgaacctgcaaccctcaagttgctggcacggccactccaccaaccgagctaaaccgccccaagcaGTAACATATTcccattcttttattttgtcaaaatgatgaaTCTAcgtgttcatttcctgttaatatatgcttactttctgttgtaatgctctatctacacttctattcaaatgtaattGTAATGTTACACAGTGCCCCTCGGTGGTGGTTTAAGGAAATAATTTCAGTTAGAAACGCCCCAATTTTTTTATTGGCTGTCAATGTAACCTGATAAAGGTCAAAGGTCAGAGCAGCCATCTTGTTTTCCCATTTCGTGTTAGACAATGTGCTCTACAAACATTTCCCTCTGAAGCTTTGCATATCGTTGTTTGTGTGTACTCTGTTTTACATCATTAAATATGCTCTTTTCATTCGCATtcggtccagagtcgggacccaggatggaccgctcgcctgtgtatcggctgggacatctctgcgctgctgatatgCCTCCGcttcactatggacgggactctcgctactatattggatccactatggactggactctcaccgttatgttggatccactatggactggactttcacaatatcatgttagacctgttcgacatccattgctttcagtcttcCTTGGGggaatatgcggtcctctccaaggtttctcatagtcactgtcaccaacgttgcactggggtgagtttttccttgtccgtatgtgggctctgtaccgcggatgtcgttgtggcttgtgcagccctttgagacacttgtgttttagggctgtatatataaatattgattgattgattgatggtatagctcggttggtagagtagccatgccagcaacttcagggttccaggttcgatccccgctctgccattcgagtcactgccgttgtgtccttgggcaagacactttacccatctgctcccagtgccacccacactggtttaaatgtaacttagatattgggtttcactatgtaaaagtgttgTGAGtcacactagagaaaagcactatataaatataattcacttcatgtcATTGAATGTGGTTTGCCACATTATTCACTTCAAATAAAGTAGCCAGCCTTCGATGAGGTATTTTACGTAATTCAAAATGGCCCTATGAGGGCTGCCATAATTGCGATGTGGCCCTTATAAAAAACTGGTTTGACACCCTGCAGTAGAAGtacactctccaaggtaaatgccgTACATGATGACTACAATACTTCTACTAAGTTGTTTGTACTGTGTgctattgtaatttttttcacaCAATATTTATCATCTAAAAGTTAAAGGAATGTTAAATCAAgttaaaattgtgtttaaaaaaaaaaaaaaagaatttcaaCAAAAGACTTGATTTGGCAATCTGAGTTTTTCAAGGTGCGAGCACAGAACCAATCTTAACATTTGGTCTGGATGCAGTCATGCACTCAAACCCTTTTAAGTGCACTGCAAGTGCAGAAGTGTGCACTTTGAGAGACTCTTCAGGTGTTGTAAGGAAAGCCCTGGTGTGTTACAGTGCCAACTAGTGGCCTGGCATGCACActgcaacttgttttttttataggcGGCGATTCCGGGGGTgctgggattgatggcaacttttaatctttaaattcattttggaaaaatcaatcttgttgttGTTAATTTTGTGGCAAGTTTGGTCTGTTTTACACCATTAAAAAGTAACAAATCATGTAGTCTGTAATTATCAAAGCCTAACCAACATTTCATTGTGCCCGACATTGATTTAATGACATGAGCGAATAATGGGCAtagttagtcaacagccatacatgtcacaccaagggtggcagtatgaacaatgccaacactgtcataaacatgtgccatacagtgaaaccacactaagcaacgacaaacacattttggaagaatatttgctcatcaacacaacataaacactatggaacaaattcccagaattccctgcagcactaactcttccgggatgctacaatataaacaaacgccattgatggatctacatccactgtaatgataccacgtacaattGCTTATCTAGtctatactactatgattacatcttctttcgtttcttttttaatttatattatgtttataaactcaggaaatatgtccctgtacacatgaggactttgaatatgactggctgatcctgtaactacttgatattgtaatgatacccaaatttgtggtatcatccaaaactaatgtaaagtatcaaacaacagaagaataagtgattattatattttaacagaagtgtagatagaacatgttgaaacagaaagtaagcagatattaacagtaaatgaacaagtagattaataattaattttctacctttTGTCCTTTTAAATTtttggacaaaataataaaatgctaaATGACACAATCTTTTACTGCATACTAACTGcatacattttttgtggtccccgttatttagaaaagtaccgaaataattttggtaccggtaccaatatatcggtatcaggaaaacactaatacacacacaccgagcagtcactggcagaaatgtagatcggggTCCAAGCTTCCCGCCTTCTGGACACGGGACGGCGCCGCTGAACAATCCGCGTGTGAATGTTTGGCGGCGGCCGACGTGCTCTCAGCAGCGGCCACGTTGGCCCTTCCTCGCTATTCCCACCAACAAAAGCCCGAACTTTGCTTCATTTGCTTCCAAGATTCCCCCGAATGGGTCGTAGGCGAGAGCAGGACGTCATTCATGTGTGAAAAGAGAAAGCTTCTCTCGTGTTCGTCCACCCTCCTTTTTGTTCCCTTTTCTTCTTCCTTGTGCAGCAGATTAGAAGGATTAAGTATGGCCCACATATGCTCCTCTCAACCATTGCTATTCAGCACCACGCTGCTGAGAACCCAAACTTTGTCTGGTGCTGGGACCGGATGGTCCACGGAGTAGGACTTGGAGGCGTTCATCAGCGACGCTCGTCCTTGCCGTGTTGAAGAAACAGCAGCTGGTTTTAAAACTGCAAGTGAAAGTCGTCGCTAATAGAACCTGAAAGAACAAACAACGTTTCCTTAAAGGGGTGCACCGTGACTATCTATAGTAGGAGTGCCTAAAACATATAAATCGATTTTCAGATTAATCACGATTTTTATTTGTGAAAATTCTAaatcaaaatattaaaaaaaaaatcaatttttcaattaaaattttttttttttaattaaaaacaaaacaaaacaaaaccaggaaaaaaaaaaaaatcgcttttttttttttttaatctgtcttgTCCAGCCATACAGGCAAATCGATGGAGAtgatgtacagatgtactttagaAAATACAAATTTGGGCTACTTCTCCAGTAGCCTTATTTgtttttcatatttatacatttttgggtagaattttatgaaaacaaaaccagttttattttaagtaaagtatatatttttttagctgtttaatctattttatggaggaaagtAGTTAATCAAAGAACTgtcacccaatgttattaaataaGTATTAATTTGGAATGgagaattgattttgaatcgtgTGGTTCCCAAAGATTGACAGCCCTTGTAGATAGTATCATTTGTCGAtaaaagtacacctctgcataacatagcacttatatttatattaaaaaaaaaagaaaaagaaatataCATCaatttattaaaatgaataaCTTTATGTACATTATGTTTCAGTCTGTAAcagaaacattaaaaaacatacatttgtctgaaattctttttttttttaatacatttttttgaccAACTTGAACCGTTTGATACTAAAGCAATATACCCCCCCAAAAATAATGCATTCAAACTGATCagcaacattcaaaatataaaaacagtttaatctacaaaacaaaaatgaataaaacatttttttaaatcaaaatgaggaAGGCAGGATTAATAGCTACATTGTGAAGCGGGTTTGAcaaatgatactgataaagcatggtTTTGTTGTAAGAATTTTATACAtgatattttcaaatgttttacttgaacacTTCATCCATCTCCTTACAACTGTTTTATCCAAAGTATTTTGAAGTTAAATTTGCCTGCAAGCACAACAGTCTCAAATGGTTTGAATAATCTgcatcattttttgtgattattcAAGTGAATGAACTTGTTATTTTTGACCGCCCTGGTTAGAATATGTTTTTAttcttgattaaaaataaatacatttatattttattgctTCATTAAGCCTtacttttatgtatgtatatgatatgtccAGACTTTAGGGGACACTTCCTCTATGCTGTAGTAGGCACTGTAAATGGGGATTAATCCGTTCCAGGGTTAAACTGTGGCCCTAATGCGACCTTTTAAGGTTTCAAGTAACATTGTAACATCCTTAAATGCCATCCAATTGTAATTAGAAGTGACACTTTATACCGCTTTGAATGTTTATTGGTAAATAAATGAGAAGTTAGCATTATTGTGTTATCTTATATTTTGCTTTCTTCACTCAGCAGGTCCAGAGGTCATGTCAGGGGAGCATTTGACCTGAAAGGGGGCAGCAGCGCTCCAAAATCTGACACATTTGTTTTGTCACGTAAGTGTgtgcaaatatgaaaaaaatgtcGGTATTTACAGTTGTTCATAGGTTGTGAAATATTTGGTTGATTAGCCtttttgatgtatttatttgtgtaatTTGGAAAGAAATGTTTTTTTAGTACACCTGCAATTTTGCCAAATTGACATGAATATGAATGCACATGGATATTGGTTTATAAAGGGTACCTTTAGGATCAATATCACTGTAAATACACTCTTATTCACAAGTCGGAGGTCCCTGCTCCGTCAGTTTGGGGTCTTTGACCTGGACAACGTTGAAGAACCCTGCGCTAAAAAACTATTTGTGGACTTCAAATGAACTGTTTTATACACAATgggcattttaaaaatacatgagCATAAATTATCATAAGCACATACCAATTATAAACATGTAATTATAGATTTTTTTATGATATAGCAGGGgcccctatttgggttaaaactaataatatatataaaaaatattgtgtATATGAATCTtgtttttatacagtatatattaatttatgtatgtatatatatatatatatatatatatatatatatatatatatatatatatatgcagtatatatgtactgtatgtatgtatacagtgtatgtatatctatatatgtatgtatatgtacgcgtacatatacagtacaggccaaaagtttggacacactttctcgttcaatgcattttctttattttcacgactatttgcattgtagattgtcactgaaggcatcaaaactatgaattatGAATtttcacctgtgaagtgaaatccATTACAGGTGACTGACTACCTCTCGAAGCTCATtgaaagaatgccaagagtgtgaaaAGCAGTAatgagagcaaagggtggctattttgaagaaactacaatataaaacatgttttcagttactgtatttcaccttttttgttaagtacataactccacatgtgttcattcatagttttgattccttcagtgataatctacaatgtaaatagtcatgaaaagaaatacaacacattgaatgaggaggtttgcccaaacttttggcctgatgCATGTATgtccatatgtatatgtacacacacatatatgtatgtgtttcatatacagtatatatctatttatatatatgtattactaTTTTATTTCCCCCACAATCGGCATCAacatatttacaacaataataaacaaaaataaatatatatgtttgtgtgtgtacatatatatatatatatatatatatatatatatatatatatatatatatatatatatatatatatatgtatacatgtgtgtttctgtgtgtattttttatttatttctacttGGCAGACCCATCTTACAGTGTGTAAAACGTGTACAGTTAGTGAATGTTTTGTCCAAATATCATGAATTACAATCTAATTACCCTTGGGTTGTCAACAAACATGGTCGCCATGGCAACAAAGATGTTTTAGCCCATgcaaggggtgtccaaagttttgcAGCTCGCTGGTTGTTTTAAAATTCTTTATTAGCCCTTGATGCATTGTgggaatccatccatttcctactgcttgtccagttcggggtcgcggggggtgctggagcctatctcagctgcattcgggtggaaggcggtgtacaccctcgacaagtcgcagTGTTGgaatcacatccatccattttcaaccgcttattcccttcggggtcgtggggggggggggggggggggggcggcgtacaccctggacaagtcgccacctcattgcagggccaacacagatagacagacaacattcacacactagggccaatttcgtaTTGCtcatcaacctatccctaggtgcatgtctttggaggtgggaggaacccacacagtcacagggaggacatgcaaactccacacagaaagatcttgagcccggggactactcaggaccttcatattgtgaggcagacgcactaatccctcttccACCGAGCTGCCGGAATCACATCTAGTATATGCCAAAATAGAGGGAAGAGGCTGGAATGTTAACATTTGGGGTGGGGGTGGGTTGGGGTACTTGATTGTGTGATAACAAGTTATTAGAGTGTTATCTCCCTCCACAACCGTTACTGCAGCATGCAGACATCCTGCACACAGCAGGCGCACACGGAGTGCATTAAGTGTGGGAGGGGGTGCAGtttagtgtgtgcgtgtgcgtgtgcgggTGACATATTGCCGCCCTTATTGCGTGTAATTGTTCATGAGACACTCTCTCTAGCATGCTCACTAAGAGGCCATGACGTCACAATCAATAGAATGATCGAGAATAAATCATCTCTAGAAAAATCTTTAATTATTTTCcaaagatattaaaaaaatgtattcactttAAAGGCCACATTAACAGCGATATTATGTGTGCGTCTTTTAGTTCATTAATAAGATGctgaccccccacccccccccccccccccccccccccccgccccgtaaaagcatctgattggtgatacacacacgcatacgcgcgcacgcgcgcacacacagtgTTGTTGTTGTCCAAGTGAGGCGGCCCTCGCGGCGTGCGCGCGCGTATAAAAGGCGGCAGCGGCACACGCAAGCGCGTCACTGTGCAGCCGTCGAGCGAGCCCACGAGTGGATTTGTCGTGTCGTCACTTTGTAGACAACTAACGGTGAGTTTTATTCTTCCTTTTCTTGCAGTTTAATAATATACTGCATGAACAAGTATTATTTGTACTGTCAATACTGCATGAAGTATTATTTGCAGTGTAAATACTGCATGAACAAGcattatatactgtaaatactgcATGAATTAACTTATTTGTAGTGTAAACTGTAAATACTGCAAGAACAAGTATTATTTGTAGTGTAAATCTTGCATGAACAAGTATTATTTGTATTGTAAACTGTAAATACTGCATGAACAAGTATTATTTGTAGTGTCGATACTGCATGAACAATTATTATTTGTAGTGTAAATACTGCATGAACAAGTATTAATTTAAGTGTCAACTGTAAATACTGCAAGAACAAGTATTATTTGTAGTGGAAAAGTATTATTTGTAGTGTAAATACTGCATGAACAAGTATTATTTGTAGTGTAAATACTGCATGAACAAGTATTATTTGTAGTGCAAGTACTGCATGAACAAGTATTATTTGAAGTGTCAACTGTAAATACTGCAAGAACAAGTATTATTTGTAGTGGAAAAGTATTATCTGTAGTGTAAATACTGCATGAACAAGTATTATTTGAAGTGTCAACTGTAAATACTTCATGAACAAGTGTTATTTGTAGTGTCGATACAGCATGAACAAGTCTTTTTTGTAGTGTCAACTGTAAATACTGCATTCGTGTATATACTGCATGAACAAGTATTATTTGTAATGTAAATACTGCCTGAACAAGTATTATTTGTAGTGTAAATACTGCACGAACAAGTATTATTTGTAGTGCAAGTACTGCATGAACAAGTTTgtaaactataataataatatactctCTGTATTGTAATATATGGAAACCaattataatatatttttgttacgttttaataagaaaaaaagtTGTTTCTTTAACTTTTTCAATAGAAGATAAAAAATTGCTCATTTGAAGTTTTAGCTTTGCGTTGACCGGGCGCCTGTTTCGCTCCCCGCAGGTGCGCATGCGCGATGGAGTCGGACGCGAGCCGCGTGTCCAGCAGGCCGTCATCCCCGGAGGGAGACGACCTCTTCACGTCCGCCCTGCAGCGCACGTCTGCGCACGGCTTCCCGGGGGCCGTGTCGTCCACGCAGGGCGACTCTCCGTCCCCCCACCACGCACacgcccaccaccaccaccaccaccacctgctCCACGGCGGCGGCGCGCACCTGCTGCGAGGTCTGTCGGAGGAGGACGCGCTGGCCCTGCACGCGGCCTCCAAGAAGGAGCGCAAGCTTTTGTCCGAGAACGAGCTGCAGACCATCCGCCTGAAGATCAACAGCCGCGAGCGCAAGCGCATGCACGACCTGAACGTGGCCATGGACGGCCTGCGCGAGGTCATGCCGTACGCCCACGGGCCCTCCGTGCGCAAACTGTCCAAGATCGCCACGCTGCTGCTGGCCAGGAACTACATCCTGATGCTCAGCAGCTCCCTGGACGAGATGAAGCGCCTGCTCAGTGACGTCTACGGTGGCGGTGCGCACGCACACGCCGGCTTCCACGCAGCCGCCTGCGGGACTATGAGCCACGCGGGGCCAGTGCCTGCGCACGCCCCCGTGCACCACCACTCGCTTCTCCCGCCGCCTCCGCCTCctcccgccgccgccgccgccggtgCCGTCCGGGCCCCGCACGGACTCCTCAAGGCCCCCGCGGCCCCGGCCTTCCAGCACTGGGGGGTCGCGGCCGGTCTGCCGTGCCCGTGCAGCATGTGTGCGGTGCCGCGCTTGGCGGGAGACTCCAAGTGACGACGGCGGGACTTTTTGAACTTGTTGGCCTTTTCCCGGGAAGTCGCGAGCGCATGGCGGGAAAGTTAACTTATTCACACACGCAAAAAGCTgtaaataaatgtacatttttcTACATCCACGTACATGTACACGCACTCTCTATATGTCTCTCACGTGCACGCGCTCCGTCTCTTTATTTttgtaatgaatgaatgaatatttaTTATTGACTTGTTGCCTTTCAATTGTAAAATAAACTTCATTGCAAATAAAAATATGACGTCTCCCTGTTTGTTTGAACAGATCtgcatgaataataacaataaacaaTTATAAATAATGTCATAATTGTCATGCTTGAAAATTTCACATTTATAAATCATTTATTACAAAATATTTATaaagatctttttttttcaatcaaaagtTTTCAATTAAACAAGTCAACAAAAATGGTTGGCGTAATTAACGTATGATGTAtggtaataaaaaaacaaaaccttaaTATTTAATgactaaatgtatttattcatgtttgattttgttttttttatcccatatttcCCTGAActcacttttttaaagtaataaatcATATCTTTCTATATTAAATGACATTTACGTTtatatcaaataattattttaagtgtccTAAAAGgctcataaaacacattttattccTTTATGCGTTTTATATTTGAAGCTGCTAACCAACAAACTTGTCTTGATTATAACATTAATTATTTTTCTTATTATGGCTTTTGTTGTCATCATAATCACAACATTTAACATATAAATTATTCATTGTGTTATATATAATTGTTTGTTAATGTTATTACGTATAAACTGTAAAAACTTCAAAATTTTTTGTGGATTATCTTATTTTTTCAGAACAATTGTATTattaataacatccatccatccattttctaccgcttattcccttaggggtccgggggacgctggtgcctacctcagctacaatcgggcgaaatgcggggtacaccctattaATGCTAATACAAATATAGTTGTCTAAAAAAAGACTTTTTGGAAATGTTTTTCCcaaaaatgtttcatatttttaCTTTAAACAAAATAATCTATTAAATATGCGAATGAAGAAAAATAAGAATAAGTTaagtatgttttattattttaaatgtgcCATTTAGATTAATTATATAGTTCATATTTTTTATGGCCAATAGCAATTTTTAAGGCAAATTTTAATATTAATGTTTTTAATATAGTTATTATCATTTTAAAAGACACAAACACATCAAGTCCAGTTGTTTCCTCACAGTTCCCCCGCAGGCCCGTCAAAGGTCTGTTGGACTCTCCTGAGGTCATGTAACCTTTTCTGCTCATCAGGTCACGCGCTGGGTCCAAAAGTCATCGTTGTGTTGTTTCTTTTTCATATTTCTATCCAAAAACTGAATTAATTTCCCCCTTAAAACATATTCTGTgtctgtggtgaagaaggattTGAATACTCCTGCGTGTGTTGGAGTTGTAGACCGTGTTGGCGTAAGGGACTAAAGACGGGCGCTGAACAAACACGAGGCGAAACGATTCGAGACGCCGTCCTGACAATAAAGTCATGTGACACCAAGATGGCCGCTCTGACAACTCGCCTTCTGTTAAATTGAGTATACGATGTAGCTGTAATGTTGCACCAAGAGCAATAGCTGTTAGCATTACGCCAGTTtgggctgaaaactgtatcacaattTAAGTGTTTTGTACACAGCAAAAAACGGAATTTTGAAACAAGAGTTGATTTTAAAACTTTTTAAGGGTTTTTGTATATCCACACTTTTCAGAGTTAAATGAACATTTTCAGAATATTAATAATTTAGCACAATGTCAGCGTTCCTTCTTTAACTCACCAACTTGGGTTAAATCAACACTTTTTGAGTTATCATTAACACTATGTCTGAGTACTTTTTTAACTCACCAAACTGGGTTAAAATTCACACTTTGTGAGTTGTCATTAACACTATGTCTGAGTACTTTTTTAACTCACCAAACTGGGTTAAAATTCACACTTTGTGAGTTGTCATTAACACTATGTCAGAGTACTTTTTTAACTCACCAAACTGGGTTAAATTAACACTTTGTGAGTTGTCATTAACACTATGTCAGAGTACTTCTTTAACTCACCAAACTGGGTTAAATTAACACTTTGTGAGTTGTCATTACCCTTATACGTCAGAGTACTTCTTTGctatagttaaaggcctactgaaatgagattttcttattaaaacggggatagcaggtccattcagtgtgtcatacttgatcattttgcgatattgccatatttttgctgaaaggatttagtagagaacatcgacgataaagttcgcaacttttggtgctgataaaaaagccttgcctttaccggaattcgcagacgatgacgtcacaagggtgaaagcatctcacgtcctcacattgtttataatgggagcatccagcagcaagagctattcggaccgacaaaacgacaattttcccattaatttgagcgaggatgaaagatttgtggctgaggatattgatagcgaaggactagaaaaaaaaaaaagttaaaaacaaaaagccgattgcattgggatggattcagatgtttttagacacatttactaggataattctgggaaatcccttatctttttagcGTTTAGTGGTTTAGttggattaaatagtacctgatagtcgaaggggagtgtccacgggtgtcttgacaccagtctctgagggaagtcgacggcagctgcatggacggcgcaagctcagctgatctccggtaagaggcgactttttaccacaattttctcaccgaaaccggccggttgacaagtggtcgggaacgatgttcgcttgaccgctctgatccatagtaaaacatcacctccgggaattttaaacaaggaaacaccgtgtgtttgtgtggctaaaggctaaagcttcccacccccatccttctactttgacttctccattattaattgaacaaattgcaaaagattcagcaacacaaatgtccagaatactgtttaattgcgcgatgaaaagagacgacttttagccgcaaatggtgctgcgctaatatgtcccctgcaacccgggacgtcacgctcacacgtcatcattccgcaacgttttcaacaagaaactccgcggattttaaattgtaatttagtaaactaaaccggccgtattggcatgtgttgcaatgttaatatttcatcattgatatataaactatcagactgcatggtcggtagtagtgggtttcagtaggcctttaaactaagcAGGTTAACACTTTGTTAGGGTTTATACAGCTCCACACTCTACAGagttaaaataacatttaaaaaatatttaagttCTTAACACTTTTTTAGAGTTTCTTCTTTAAATTTAACATATTATACATTGAATATAATGTTATATTACAATAAAATGATacacaaaaaatattaataaaaacatttaatttccaagaacatccatccatccatcgattttctaccgcttattccctctgggtgagttggtgcctatctcagctacaatcgggcggaaggcgg is a window encoding:
- the olig2 gene encoding oligodendrocyte transcription factor 2, which codes for MESDASRVSSRPSSPEGDDLFTSALQRTSAHGFPGAVSSTQGDSPSPHHAHAHHHHHHHLLHGGGAHLLRGLSEEDALALHAASKKERKLLSENELQTIRLKINSRERKRMHDLNVAMDGLREVMPYAHGPSVRKLSKIATLLLARNYILMLSSSLDEMKRLLSDVYGGGAHAHAGFHAAACGTMSHAGPVPAHAPVHHHSLLPPPPPPPAAAAAGAVRAPHGLLKAPAAPAFQHWGVAAGLPCPCSMCAVPRLAGDSK